In one window of Zygosaccharomyces rouxii strain CBS732 chromosome E complete sequence DNA:
- the KTR1 gene encoding alpha-1,2-mannosyltransferase KTR1 (similar to uniprot|P27810 Saccharomyces cerevisiae YOR099W KTR1 Alpha-1 2-mannosyltransferase involved in O-and N-linked protein glycosylation member of the KRE2/MNT1 mannosyltransferase family) codes for MKPAGDRRRLNRLLGYAAIALITIYVLYKGAQRNGNGFYGSSAATRQVEKDGNIYRELVSSNNGALDRSGLEKATFVTLVRNSDLYGLIPSIKSVEDRFNHKYGYDWVFLNDEPFTEEFINVTSALVTGETKYGFIEKKDWDFPPWIDQNRAAGTRDRMGKEGIIYGNSISYRFMCRYESGLFYRHPIFNDYEWYWRVEPDVKLHCDVNYDVFKFMRENNKKYGFTISIKEYSATIETLWDATLSFLEKHPEHVNKNCMLDFISDDGGSSYNLCHFWSNFEIASLDLWRSDAYRDYFDFLDQWGGFFYERWGDAPVHSIAASLFLDRDEIHHFGDFGYFHVPFHQCPVDDETRLSLKCDCNPNEDFTWHSYSCTTKYYTVNQLRKPSNWLDHATS; via the coding sequence ATGAAACCGGCTGGTGATCGCAGAAGATTGAACAGGCTACTAGGGTATGCAGCCATTGCCCTAATCACAATCTATGTACTTTACAAGGGAGCTCAGCGCAACGGTAACGGGTTTTACGGTAGTAGTGCTGCAACACGTCAAGTGGAAAAAGATGGTAACATTTATAGAGAGTTAGTTTCGAGTAATAATGGTGCTTTGGATCGTTCAGGTTTGGAAAAGGCGACTTTTGTTACGTTGGTGAGAAATAGCGATCTTTACGGCTTGATACCATCCATTAAAAGCGTGGAAGATAGGTTTAACCATAAATATGGGTACGATTGGGTTTTCCTTAACGATGAACCATTCACAGAGGAATTCATCAACGTGACGAGTGCATTGGTTACCGGGGAAACGAAATATGGTTTCATCGAAAAAAAGGATTGGGATTTCCCACCATGGATTGATCAAAACAGGGCTGCTGGAACTCGTGACCGAATGGGCAAGGAGGGAATCATCTACGGTAACAGTATTTCTTATCGATTCATGTGCAGATACGAATCAGGACTATTCTACAGACATCCAATATTTAATGATTACGAATGGTATTGGAGAGTGGAGCCTGATGTCAAATTACACTGTGATGTTAACTATGAcgttttcaaattcatgaGAGAAAACAATAAGAAGTATGGGTTTACCATCTCTATCAAAGAATACTCTGCAACTATTGAAACACTTTGGGATGCTACTTTGAGTTTTCTAGAAAAACATCCAGAACATGTTAACAAGAATTGTATGCTGGACTTTATCAGTGATGATGGCGGCAGCTCGTACAATTTATGCCATTTTTGGTCAAATTTCGAGATTGCATCTCTTGACCTATGGAGAAGCGATGCCTACAGAGATTATTTTGATTTCCTAGATCAATGGGGTGGTTTCTTCTACGAACGTTGGGGTGATGCTCCAGTCCATTCCATTGCAGCTTCTTTATTTTTGGACAGAgatgaaattcatcattttggTGACTTTGGTTATTTCCACGTCCCATTCCATCAGTGCCCAGTTGACGATGAAACTAGATTATCGTTAAAGTGTGATTGTAATCcaaatgaagatttcacTTGGCATTCTTACTCTTGTACAACCAAGTACTACACGGTAAACCAATTACGCAAACCAAGCAATTGGCTTGATCATGCCACATCATAA